One segment of Balaenoptera ricei isolate mBalRic1 chromosome 8, mBalRic1.hap2, whole genome shotgun sequence DNA contains the following:
- the TNNT3 gene encoding troponin T, fast skeletal muscle isoform X1, with amino-acid sequence MSDEEVEHVVEAPSSEEAQEEAPPPPAEVHEVHEEVHEVHEPEEVQEEEKPRLKLTAPKIPEGEKVDFDDIQKKRQNKDLMELQALIDNHFEARKKEEEELVALKERIEKRRAERAEQQRTRAERERERQNRLAEEKARREEEEAKRKAEEDLKKKKALSSIGVNYSSYLTKADQKRGKKQTAREMKKKVLAERQKPLNIDHLSQEKLMDKAKELWETLHQLETSKFEYTEKLKRQKYDIVNVRARVEMLAKFKKAGTPAKGKVGGRWK; translated from the exons CTCCCTCCTCAGAAGAGGCCCAGGAGGAAG CGCCCCCCCCGCCTGCAGAAGTCCATGAAGTCCACGAGGAAG TCCATGAAGTTCATGAACCAG AGGAAGTCCAGGAAG AGGAGAAGCCAAGACTCAA aCTCACTGCTCCTAAGATCCCGGAAGGGGAGAAAGTAGACTTCGAT GACATCCAGAAGAAGCGCCAGAACAAAGACCTCATGGAGCTGCAGGCCCTCATCGACAACCACTTCGAGGCtcggaagaaagaggaagaggagttgGTCGCACTCAAGGAGAGGATC GAGAAGCGCCGTGCGGAGAGAGCCGAGCAGCAGAGGACCCGGgccgagagggagagagagcgccAGAACAGACTGGCG GAGGAGAAAGCccggcgggaggaggaggaggccaagAGGAAGGCCgaggaagacttgaagaagaagaaagctcTGTCCTCCATTGGTGTCAACTACAGCAGCTACCTGACCAAG GCTGACCAGAAGAGAGGCAAGAAGCAGACGGCCCGGGAGATGAAGAAGAAAGTTCTGGCTGAGCGGCAGAAGCCCCTCAATATCGACCACCTCAGCCAGGAGAAGCTCAT GGACAAGGCCAAGGAGCTCTGGGAAACCCTGCACCAGCTGGAGACCAGCAAGTTTGAGTACACGGAGAAGCTGAAGCGCCAGAAATACGAT ATCGTGAACGTCCGGGCCAGAGTGGAGATGCTGGCCAAGTT CAAGAAGGCCGGGACCCCGGCCAAGGGCAAAGTCGGCGGGCGATGGAAGTAA
- the TNNT3 gene encoding troponin T, fast skeletal muscle isoform X2 codes for MSDEEVEHVVEAPSSEEAQEEAPPPPAEVHEVHEEVHEVHEPEEKPRLKLTAPKIPEGEKVDFDDIQKKRQNKDLMELQALIDNHFEARKKEEEELVALKERIEKRRAERAEQQRTRAERERERQNRLAEEKARREEEEAKRKAEEDLKKKKALSSIGVNYSSYLTKADQKRGKKQTAREMKKKVLAERQKPLNIDHLSQEKLMDKAKELWETLHQLETSKFEYTEKLKRQKYDIVNVRARVEMLAKFKKAGTPAKGKVGGRWK; via the exons CTCCCTCCTCAGAAGAGGCCCAGGAGGAAG CGCCCCCCCCGCCTGCAGAAGTCCATGAAGTCCACGAGGAAG TCCATGAAGTTCATGAACCAG AGGAGAAGCCAAGACTCAA aCTCACTGCTCCTAAGATCCCGGAAGGGGAGAAAGTAGACTTCGAT GACATCCAGAAGAAGCGCCAGAACAAAGACCTCATGGAGCTGCAGGCCCTCATCGACAACCACTTCGAGGCtcggaagaaagaggaagaggagttgGTCGCACTCAAGGAGAGGATC GAGAAGCGCCGTGCGGAGAGAGCCGAGCAGCAGAGGACCCGGgccgagagggagagagagcgccAGAACAGACTGGCG GAGGAGAAAGCccggcgggaggaggaggaggccaagAGGAAGGCCgaggaagacttgaagaagaagaaagctcTGTCCTCCATTGGTGTCAACTACAGCAGCTACCTGACCAAG GCTGACCAGAAGAGAGGCAAGAAGCAGACGGCCCGGGAGATGAAGAAGAAAGTTCTGGCTGAGCGGCAGAAGCCCCTCAATATCGACCACCTCAGCCAGGAGAAGCTCAT GGACAAGGCCAAGGAGCTCTGGGAAACCCTGCACCAGCTGGAGACCAGCAAGTTTGAGTACACGGAGAAGCTGAAGCGCCAGAAATACGAT ATCGTGAACGTCCGGGCCAGAGTGGAGATGCTGGCCAAGTT CAAGAAGGCCGGGACCCCGGCCAAGGGCAAAGTCGGCGGGCGATGGAAGTAA